Proteins encoded together in one Lathyrus oleraceus cultivar Zhongwan6 chromosome 5, CAAS_Psat_ZW6_1.0, whole genome shotgun sequence window:
- the LOC127080118 gene encoding uncharacterized protein LOC127080118, with translation MPIYAKFMKDIISKKRSIDTESIILTETCSAVLRGMKIPVKKKDMGSVTIPCTIGDRKFKKALIDLGASVSLMPLSIYKKLGIGSIQDTQMTLQFADRSVRRPYGIV, from the coding sequence atgccaatatatgccaagttcatgaaagacataattTCCAAGAAGCGTTCCATTGATACTGAATCGATCATCCTGACTGAAACATGCAGTGCCGTTCTCCGAGgcatgaaaatcccagtgaaaaagaaagacatgGGATCGGTTACTATTCCTTGCACTATTGGTGATCGTAAATTCAAGAAAgctctgattgacttaggagcCAGTGTAAGTTTGATGCCACTGTCCATCTATAAGAAATTAGGCATCGGTTCTATTCAAGATACTCAAATGACCCTTCAGTTTGCGGATCGCTCTGTTAGGCGACCCTATGGTATTGTGTAA